Below is a genomic region from Virgibacillus dokdonensis.
TGGTTCATATAACTTGACATAAATTTGTTTATTCATATTCTCTTCAAAATCTTTCTTTTTCTTTAAAGGGCGCTCAGCTCCTGGTGAAGAGACTTCTAAAAAATAGGCCTCTGCGATTGGATCTGTTTGATCCAATCGTTCGCTTAATTCCTCAGACACCTCTCCACACTCTGTAATGTCAACACCGCCTTCTTTATCAATATACACACGCAAAAACCAGTTTTTTCCTTCTTTCACATATTCTACATCGACTAATTCAAGATTTTTTTGTTTTAGGATCG
It encodes:
- the rimP gene encoding ribosome maturation factor RimP, which produces MSSKVIQTTEELVLPILKQKNLELVDVEYVKEGKNWFLRVYIDKEGGVDITECGEVSEELSERLDQTDPIAEAYFLEVSSPGAERPLKKKKDFEENMNKQIYVKLYEPINGEKEYEGKLVDFANDVVTISYKLKTRNQTVEIPFEKIAKARLAVSF